The genomic DNA GCAGTTATTTTGGCGATCATCCCCCCGCCAGAAGTGGTGTAGGAAACCTAATTCTATCAGGCGGAGCACTGGTGGAAATTGAATGTATGGCAACAGTCGGATTGAAATGATCATTATAATCTGCCCCGCAAGGGGCAGATTAATTCATAGCGAAGGCAAGAAGAGCAAATTATTTTTTCTTGTACCTTAACCCGTTTAATGTAACGGAAGTAACGACACCCTCAACCGTTTCCATTTCAAGATAATTATCCCATGGAATTTCACGGGTTTCCGGGCTGATGACCCGGTAGCGGTCATTTTCTCGGACCATTTCAAACATAAGCCTTCCGACATGGGCAGTAAGGTTTTTCCCTTCTCTCTTAATATAGAGCGGATATGACCCATCCAAAACATAGTCCCCGACCAATGCATCTTCATTTATATCCGGATATCGTTTTATTTCAGGCTTCTCTGAATTTCTATCACCATTATAAAGGGGATAAATTTTCTCAGACCAGTCCGTGTCCATATTTCCCAGAAGATCATCAAGCACCTGATACATAAGGGCGTGACGATATTCGACATGGTCGCCATTGATAAAAATATAAACACCGATATTATCATCGGGAAGAAGCCCGATAATTGCCGACATACCGTAAATGCTGCCTGTATGCATAACCATTTTATGGCCACGAAAATCATGCACAAACCAGGCCAGTCCATAAGCATAATAGTGCTGATCATATGTGGTGGCGGCTGGATACATATCTACAGGATCCAGCAAGGCCTGTGGTTTCATCATCTCTTCAATCAGCTCAGATGATACAAGTTGTTTGCCATTCCACTTTCCTTTAGCGAGCAAAAATTTCATCCATTTTGCCATATCTTCCGGAGTGGAATTGATCATGCCTGCCGACTGTGTATATTCAATATAGGGATATGGGATCTGATAGTCTTTGCCCTTATAATATTGATGCGCCTCCGCACGGTTCGGATCATTCTGAACAGAAAAATCCAAAAGCCGGGTATGATCCATCCCAAGTGGATCTAGAATATTTTTTCTGACAAATTCATGAAACCTCATCCCAGAAAGGCGTTCAACTATCCTTCCTGCAAGGGCAAAGGTGGTATTATTATATTCCCATTTCTGCCTGAGACTGGCCTGCTGACCTGTTTCTGCCATCAGAGCCCAAGTTTCATCAATATTAAGGCCAAGAAACATATTTATATTGCTTAAAGCTGAAACGCCGCTGACATG from Emcibacteraceae bacterium includes the following:
- a CDS encoding serine hydrolase domain-containing protein; protein product: MRTLQSVLLFILISVSAALAQNGLPTNFDETVLSNMEKWHAPGLGLAVVKDGKTVLTKGYGVKSIKTGAPADKNTLFQAGSTTKAFAAISIAMLIGQGKAAWDDPIIKHIPEFKMKDPYVQNNLTIRDALSHVSGVSALSNINMFLGLNIDETWALMAETGQQASLRQKWEYNNTTFALAGRIVERLSGMRFHEFVRKNILDPLGMDHTRLLDFSVQNDPNRAEAHQYYKGKDYQIPYPYIEYTQSAGMINSTPEDMAKWMKFLLAKGKWNGKQLVSSELIEEMMKPQALLDPVDMYPAATTYDQHYYAYGLAWFVHDFRGHKMVMHTGSIYGMSAIIGLLPDDNIGVYIFINGDHVEYRHALMYQVLDDLLGNMDTDWSEKIYPLYNGDRNSEKPEIKRYPDINEDALVGDYVLDGSYPLYIKREGKNLTAHVGRLMFEMVRENDRYRVISPETREIPWDNYLEMETVEGVVTSVTLNGLRYKKK